A region of the Bacteroidota bacterium genome:
AAGTATTATATACGCGCATAAAGAAATTGTATTGGGGGAACGGCGCCCAAACCACAAGTAGTGAATCTGCGCCGATTTCAAGTGAAAATCCATCTTTTCCTATGTGAACGATGTCAGGAGCCGGAACACCATCAGCTGCATAGATATGCAAATAACCTGACCACATGAAAAAGAATCTGCCATCGTCAAATCCTCCAAGTCTTGCAACTCCGGGAACACTGTTTGTGTTGACTCTGAAATTGGTTCCGACAGCAGTCGCTGTGCTGTCGTAGAATTGAGCGTAAGAGTACAATGGCCCTTCGCGACGATCAAGCCATGTAGCGACGAAGCTCCCGTCGGAACGGACAAGGATCTTGGCATCAATCTGAGCACTTGTTCCAGTATCATCACTGACTCTGAAACTAGGACCCAAAGGCATTCCAGTAGCGTGATATCTTCGCGCATAAATATCCGCGTCTCCCGTCACTCTGGTGCCGCTTGGCCCATGCCAAGAGACAATAAAGTCTCCGTTGCGACTCATGCCAATTGAAGGGACACGGGGCCCTCCGCCGAGCACTGTCTCGCTCACTCTGAAATTTCCGCCAATTGGCAGCCCTCTCGAATCAAATCGCTGCGCGTAGATTGCGGCACCTGTGTCTAACCCGCCATTCTCGATAGAGTTGCGAGCATCGCTCCAGACAACCACAAAATTTCCGTTGGAGTCGGAGGCAACCGAAGGAGCAAAGTGCGCATGACCAGTTGTGCTCACTTGGAAATCCTGCGCGTAGGCCGATTGGATGAACCCAATTGTCAGAATTATTAAATATGCCAGTCTCATGTTAGGAATGGGGTCAGTGCGGCTGCCAAGTGCTTTCTCGTCGCCACAGGGAGTCGTGTGAGCCGCAAACCTCATTGCGTCACCCTCTGGTTGTACCATTTTTTGCTTTTGTCTCCGTGCCGCCGTGCGTGTTGCATAACGTTCAGTGGCCACGCCGTGCCCGCCTCTATGCCTTTTCTTTTTGGCATGAATGAGGCGGGCATGGAACGAACACTTTTTATTGCGCCACACTGCGCTTCACCTACGCCTCACCAAATGATGTGAGTGTCGTGGCCACGTTTGTTATACGCCGAACCCCTCACGAGCCAATCACCTCGGCAATCGCTTCGAGCAAAGCACTAAGATGTGGTGCCCACTGTTCAATCGAGAGCCCCGGATATTGCGTGTCGGTGCTGATGGTTAGACCTTCGATGCGACTGACACTTGCGCGGAGACTGTCTCGGTATTTGCGCTCGTTCTCATTCTCCAGCCAACCAAAATTTAACGTGAGGTATCCATCTGAATAGACGGAAAACAGGGAGCGAACACTGATACGGGAAAACTTTGCATTGAATGAACCCCGATTAGTGCCGGTTCCCCAACTCACATTGTCAGCCCTCGATACGGTAAAGTCGTAGAGCTTTCGAATTGCTTCAAGTTGCTCAGCAGAGAGACCTTGAGTCAATTGGGCATCTTCGAAGAAAGTAACCTCGTCCCATTTCCGACGACCAGATGAGTCTCGAGAAATGGTCACGGTTCGTTTGATTTGCCTCGCTTGTTCTGTGTAGCCGAAGAGAAACGGAATGACAATTTTGGTACCCCCGTTGACAAATTGTTTGGCCTCGACTATCAGTACCTCTGCACGCTCCATCTGTTTGTTGAGAAAATCGACAATACTGCGAAGCTCATAGGGGGCTTCCTCGAGAAAAAACACAAGTCTCACTTGACCTTGACTTAGGTTGGTGAGGATTGTTTCCAGGAACATGTCGACC
Encoded here:
- a CDS encoding T9SS type A sorting domain-containing protein, whose protein sequence is MWRNKKCSFHARLIHAKKKRHRGGHGVATERYATRTAARRQKQKMVQPEGDAMRFAAHTTPCGDEKALGSRTDPIPNMRLAYLIILTIGFIQSAYAQDFQVSTTGHAHFAPSVASDSNGNFVVVWSDARNSIENGGLDTGAAIYAQRFDSRGLPIGGNFRVSETVLGGGPRVPSIGMSRNGDFIVSWHGPSGTRVTGDADIYARRYHATGMPLGPSFRVSDDTGTSAQIDAKILVRSDGSFVATWLDRREGPLYSYAQFYDSTATAVGTNFRVNTNSVPGVARLGGFDDGRFFFMWSGYLHIYAADGVPAPDIVHIGKDGFSLEIGADSLLVVWAPFPQYNFFMRVYNTLGVALSDSFKIEEDDPVDNPLGRISASKSSTGEIIMAWEDHRNDPPSTVADGDIYAQRYGRRLEPIGMNFKVNHEQEERPQGDPVAVFLNDNFVVAWLDDQTPEPCPPLPPGVVGQGVANIVATIQPFDNPTPGEVFGWRTKKSRCPPPSQYRLYQNYPNPFNLETTISFDVPRDSFVDITVFDVLGRRVRRLVYDTFTAGRYRATFNAGGLSSGVYFCRMKANQFSSSRKMVLAR